The genomic window ACTATTGATTCATCATTTTTTTGTAGTGGAACATACTCTACTAGTGGTTTAGATGCTATAACAACTCCTGCAGCATGGGTTGATGAATGTCTAGGCAATCCTTCTAACTTTTTACTTACATCTATTAAAGTTTTAACTCTTTCTTCATTATTATAAGCTTCTTTTAATTCTGGATTTAACTCAAGTGCCTTTTCTATAGTTATTCCTATCATAGTAGGAATCATTTTAGCTATTCTATCAACTTCTGAATATGCATAGTTCATGGCTCTACCTACATCTCTTATGCAAGCCCTTGGTGCCATAGTTCCAAAGGTTATTATTTGAGATACATTGTTTACTCCATATTTTCCTACAACATAATCTATAACTTCCTGTCTTCTCTCATAACAGAAATCTGAATCTATATCTGGCATACTTACTCTTTCTGGATTTAAAAAACGTTCAAAAAGTAAACTATATTTTATAGGATCTATCTTTGTTATTCCTAAAGTAAATGCTACAATTGAGCCTGCTGCTGATCCTCTTCCTGGTCCTGTTGGAATTCCATTATCGTTTGAATACTTTATAAAATCCCATGTAATTAAAAAATAATCTACATACCCCATTTGATGTATTACTGATAGTTCATACTCTAATCTTTCAATATATCCACAAGCTTCCTCATTATTTTTAGAAAAATCCACAATTTCTTCAACATTCAGTGGTTTATTTAAGAAATGCTTAAATACATCATACCTTTCAATAAGACCTAAGTAACAAGTTTCTCTTAAATATTCATAAGGTTCCCTGTCTTCTGGTACTGGAAACTTAGGAAGCTTTGAAACATGAAATTCATAATCAAAATTACACTCTTCTGCAATTTTAGTTGTATTTTCAAGTGCCTCCTTAACGTGAGAGAACATATCCCACATTTCCTCTTTAGACTTTAAGTAAAACTGATTTGATGGATACTTTCTTCTATTTGGATCATCTACTGTTTTTCCAGTTTGAATACACATTAATATATCATGAGCTTCTGAATCTTCTTTATTTATGTAATGAACATCATTAGTGGCTACAAGAGGAATATCAAGTTCTTTTGCTAATCTTATATTTTCCTCCATAACCTTTTTTTGCTCTTCCATACCATGATTTTGAATTTCTAAATAAAATCCCTCTTTAAATATATCTTTATATAAAAGAGCTACTTCCTTTGCCTTCTCGTAATTGTCTTTTAAGTGCCATGATTGAACTTCTCCACCTAAACATGCACTTAAAGCAATTAATCCCTCACTATGATTTCTTAAAAACTCATGATCTACCCTAGGTTTATAGTAAAACCCTCTAATTGAAGCTTCAGATACTATCTCCATAAGGTTTTCGTATCCTTTTTCATTTTTTACTAAAAGAACTAGGTGATGTGTACTATTTTCCTTGTCATTGATTTTAATATCCATTGACTTAGCTGCAACATAAACTTCACATCCTAATATAGGTTTTATTCCTTGTTCCCTTGCTTCTTTATAAAAAGCAACACACCCATACATAACTCCATGATCTGTTATGGCTATACTATCCATCCCTAGCTCTTTAGCCTTACTTATTATCTTTTTTATTTTTCCTGAACTATCTAATAAACTATACTCTGAATGGAGATGAAGATGGGTAAAATTTTTTTCCATTCTATCACCTCATTTATTAATTAATAAGTTCCTGATCTAACCTCTTCGGCTATTTTTTCTATTTTTCTTAATCTGTGATTTACTCCAGATTTACCTACTGGAGGATCTAACATTTCTCCTAATTCTTTTAAGGACTCATCTGGATAGCTAAGTCTAAGCTCTGCTATTTCTCTTAAATTTTTAGGTAACCTTTGAAGACCTATTTCCTTTTGTATAAGTTTTATACTTTCAACTTGCCTAACTGCTGCATTTACTGTCTTGCTTAGATTGGCTGTCTCACAATTTACAAGTCTATTAACATTATTTCTCATTTCCTTCATTATTCTGATATTTTCAAGTTCTAATAAAGATGTATGAGCTCCTAATATACTTAAAAGATTTGATATTTGCTCTCCTTCTTTAATGTAAATTATATGACTATTTTTTCTTTGTATAACTTTTGACTTTAATCCAAAAGTATTTATTAACTTACACAAGTCATTAGCATATTCCTCACTATGAGTAACAAATTCTAAGTGATATGTTTTTTCTGGATTACTAATACTTCCTCCACCTATAAATGCTCCTCTTACATATGCTCTTTTTAGCTCATCAGTTTTAACCATTTCTTCATCAATTCTATAATCTAAAGTTAAAACTCCATCTACTTCTTTAAGTATTCCAGTATCTCTAAGTAAATCTCTAACACCCATAGCTTCCTCTATTAATACCATGTAGATATTATTCTTTTTAAGAGAATTACTCTTTTTAACCATTAACTTCGAATGTATATCAAAATGCTCCTTTAATAGGCTAAAAATATGTCTTGCTGATGCTGGATTTTCAGTTGTTATTCTAAAAGCTAAACCTAATCCACTAAAGGATATAGTTCCACTTACCTTCATTATTGCCGATATCTCTGCTAAAGCAGTCTCTTTTGTTAACTCCGAGTATCTGCAAATTTCTCCTTTAACTTTTGATGAAAATGACATAAACTTCTTCTCCTTATTATAGTAAACTCTTCCACATGTTCCGTAGAAGATTTGTTATTATCTGTATCTATTCTTTATCAACTTATTATATCATAAAAAATATAAATTTTTATCTGTAAAATATAGATATAAAAAAAGAACTGATTTTAAAAATAAAACCAGTTCTTGCTTACAAATTAATAACTATTTAAGTATATCTACAGTATTTGATGATGCTGCTTTTTTAGCTGGCAGTATACTTGATGCTGTTCCAACTAAAATAGAAATCGCTATTGCAATTGAAGCTGTATATAAACTAGGCGTAATCACGAGCTTCATAAATGCTGATATAATATTTGCAATTATAATCCCTAATATATATCCTATTAATCCACCTGTTAATGTTATTACTACACCTTCTATTAAAAACTCTCTTCTTATATCTTTCTTTTTGGCTCCTAAAGCTCTCTTTATTCCTATCTCTATTGTTCTTTCAGATACAGATGTATATATCATATTCATTACACCTATACCTGCTATAAATAAAGATATCCCAGCCACTGCTGCTATAAATAAAGTTATTGTATTTAATACTCCACCCATCAATTTTATTATTCCACTAGTATCCATAACGGTATATTTCCCCTTACTTCTATTAGTACCAACTTGATTTAAAGTATTTTCAATGCTTTTTATGCTCTTCTTTACATCAGCATCTTTATTTAAAGTAATTTTCAGTCCTACTATTGTTTTGCTTTTACCAAAATACTTATCATAAGTTCCCTCAGGAATTTGTATATCTCCTGATGAATTGAAGAAACTAAATTCTTCATCTGGCGCCTTTTTCATTATACCTACAATTTCAAATGTAAGACCTTTAACTGTAGCTACTCCACCTAAAAGATCTTCAATTTTACCAACTTTATCTGTTATTAAACTTTCAGAAATAACTATAACTCTTTTCTTAGATTCACTATCACTTTTAGTTAAGTTTCGTCCTAATATATCTTTAAAGTCTCCGTCTTTAACTTTTTTAGCTAATCCTTGAAATTCTTTATTTCTTACATCTACAGAAATAAACTCTCCAAACTTATTATCATCATAATTAAAATCTACTTTTTCTATTCCTTCAAGTTGAGCTACAGAAGTTTTATCTGAATTAGTAAATATATTTCCACTTATTTTCATAGCATTACTAGGATCTTCATTTGTTAAAGATGCTTCTAATACAACTTTTCCTTCATCTTCTCCTGTAAACTCTTTTATAGTCTTAGTTTTATATCCTTCTCCTAAAGCTACTATAGCTATAACTGCCGCAATACCTATAATGATACCAAGCATAGTTAGAAAGGAACGCTTCTTATTTCTATTTAGATTTCTTAAGGCTGAAAATATTAATACTCTAAATTTCATTATATATCCTCTCCCTCCTTAAGTTCTCCGTCAAATATTCTAACCATTCTATCTGCTTTTTTAGCTACATTTATATCGTGGGTAATTAAAATAATTGTGATACCACTTTTATTTAGATCTTTAAATATGTTCATAATCTCTTCTGAAGTATGACTATCTAAAGCTCCAGTTGGTTCATCTGCTATTATAATCTCTGGATTGTTTACTAATGATCTTGCAATTGATATTCTCTGTTGCTGACCACCAGATAACTGAGTTGGATACTTATTTATTTTATCTTCAAGCTTTACCTTTTCTAATAACGCTCTAACTCTTTTACCTGTTTCTCTTAATGTACATCCTTTATAAAGCATTGGAAGTTCTATGTTTTCTTTTATAGTTAACCTTTTTATAAGGTTAAAATCTTGAAATACAAATCCTATTTTTTCATTC from Clostridium septicum includes these protein-coding regions:
- the whiA gene encoding DNA-binding protein WhiA, yielding MSFSSKVKGEICRYSELTKETALAEISAIMKVSGTISFSGLGLAFRITTENPASARHIFSLLKEHFDIHSKLMVKKSNSLKKNNIYMVLIEEAMGVRDLLRDTGILKEVDGVLTLDYRIDEEMVKTDELKRAYVRGAFIGGGSISNPEKTYHLEFVTHSEEYANDLCKLINTFGLKSKVIQRKNSHIIYIKEGEQISNLLSILGAHTSLLELENIRIMKEMRNNVNRLVNCETANLSKTVNAAVRQVESIKLIQKEIGLQRLPKNLREIAELRLSYPDESLKELGEMLDPPVGKSGVNHRLRKIEKIAEEVRSGTY
- a CDS encoding ABC transporter permease produces the protein MKFRVLIFSALRNLNRNKKRSFLTMLGIIIGIAAVIAIVALGEGYKTKTIKEFTGEDEGKVVLEASLTNEDPSNAMKISGNIFTNSDKTSVAQLEGIEKVDFNYDDNKFGEFISVDVRNKEFQGLAKKVKDGDFKDILGRNLTKSDSESKKRVIVISESLITDKVGKIEDLLGGVATVKGLTFEIVGIMKKAPDEEFSFFNSSGDIQIPEGTYDKYFGKSKTIVGLKITLNKDADVKKSIKSIENTLNQVGTNRSKGKYTVMDTSGIIKLMGGVLNTITLFIAAVAGISLFIAGIGVMNMIYTSVSERTIEIGIKRALGAKKKDIRREFLIEGVVITLTGGLIGYILGIIIANIISAFMKLVITPSLYTASIAIAISILVGTASSILPAKKAASSNTVDILK
- a CDS encoding ABC transporter ATP-binding protein, which produces MIQLKGINKYYISGEEKLHALKDINLKVEKGEFLAIMGPSGSGKSTMIKILGLLDNSFEGNYLLNNRDVRSLSDDKLTSFRNEKIGFVFQDFNLIKRLTIKENIELPMLYKGCTLRETGKRVRALLEKVKLEDKINKYPTQLSGGQQQRISIARSLVNNPEIIIADEPTGALDSHTSEEIMNIFKDLNKSGITIILITHDINVAKKADRMVRIFDGELKEGEDI